From Verrucomicrobia bacterium S94, the proteins below share one genomic window:
- a CDS encoding DUF4976 domain-containing protein has protein sequence MNRRIFTKSAVISGLLASKATAVSATKKKPNILFIMSDDHTTQGVGCYGSRLARFNPTPNIDQLAKEGARFDSVFCTNAICTPSRACIMTGQYSQTNGVLDLAGALPPERQYLAIEMKKAGYHTAMIGKWHLKEEPAAFDYYKVLVAAGQQGTYFDPEFIETGMKFGKHKAPGIKTVKHKGHSSDVITDISLDWLSNGWNKEQPFFLMHHYKAPHDLFENAPRYDSWLEDETIPEPESLYDPGNHGSVATRGKDDSLIHDIGSSVSKRNTIRNMGMHMEIDPDLPDQEYTHQAYQAYLKRYLRCVKGVDDNLKRLFDYLKKNDLWDNTVIFYTGDQGFFLGEHDYIDKRWMYEEGMRMPFIMRYPETIKPGTVVDSLINNTDFAPTMLEYAGVKTPDYMQGRSFRSIVETGVEPDDWRDATYYRYWMHMAHKHANPAHFGVRTRRYKLIFFYGADVYPNGRKDWGTRSEWRTPAAWELYDLKKDPKEMNNVYDNPEYAEIRKKLKEKLKTLRSELNETDADYPHIQEIIDQHWDD, from the coding sequence ATGAACAGAAGGATTTTTACAAAATCGGCGGTAATTAGCGGCCTGTTGGCATCGAAAGCAACGGCGGTCAGTGCAACGAAGAAAAAGCCCAATATTCTGTTTATTATGTCAGACGATCACACGACTCAGGGGGTCGGCTGTTACGGGTCGCGGCTGGCCAGATTCAACCCGACGCCGAATATTGATCAGCTGGCCAAAGAGGGGGCGCGGTTCGATTCGGTATTCTGCACCAATGCCATTTGTACGCCAAGCCGTGCCTGCATTATGACCGGCCAGTATTCGCAGACCAACGGGGTGCTGGATCTGGCTGGAGCGCTTCCGCCGGAGCGGCAGTATCTGGCAATCGAAATGAAAAAGGCCGGTTATCATACCGCCATGATCGGGAAGTGGCACCTGAAGGAAGAGCCGGCGGCGTTTGATTATTACAAAGTGCTGGTGGCGGCAGGTCAGCAGGGAACCTATTTTGATCCGGAGTTTATTGAGACCGGAATGAAGTTCGGAAAGCATAAGGCTCCGGGAATTAAGACTGTGAAACATAAAGGACACAGCTCCGACGTGATCACGGATATTTCGCTCGACTGGCTGTCTAATGGCTGGAACAAAGAGCAACCGTTTTTCCTGATGCACCACTATAAAGCACCGCATGATCTGTTTGAAAATGCGCCGCGTTATGATTCCTGGCTGGAGGATGAAACCATTCCTGAGCCGGAGAGTCTGTATGATCCGGGGAATCATGGATCCGTGGCTACGCGGGGGAAGGATGATTCGCTGATTCATGATATCGGCTCTTCGGTTTCCAAGCGGAATACGATCCGTAATATGGGGATGCACATGGAAATTGATCCGGATCTGCCGGATCAGGAATATACACATCAGGCGTATCAGGCCTATCTCAAACGCTATCTTCGCTGTGTGAAAGGGGTGGATGACAACCTCAAGCGGCTGTTTGATTATCTGAAGAAAAACGATCTGTGGGATAATACGGTGATTTTCTATACCGGCGACCAGGGATTTTTCCTGGGTGAGCACGACTATATTGATAAGCGCTGGATGTATGAAGAGGGCATGCGTATGCCGTTTATTATGCGTTATCCTGAAACCATTAAGCCGGGCACGGTAGTTGATTCGCTGATCAACAATACCGACTTTGCTCCGACGATGCTGGAGTATGCCGGAGTTAAAACGCCGGATTATATGCAGGGGCGTTCTTTTAGATCTATCGTTGAAACCGGGGTTGAGCCGGACGACTGGCGCGATGCGACGTATTACCGCTATTGGATGCATATGGCGCATAAACATGCGAATCCGGCCCATTTCGGCGTGCGTACCAGGCGCTATAAGCTGATCTTTTTCTACGGAGCCGATGTGTATCCCAATGGTCGGAAAGACTGGGGAACACGTTCTGAATGGCGTACGCCGGCAGCGTGGGAGCTTTATGATCTCAAGAAGGATCCGAAAGAGATGAACAATGTCTACGATAATCCTGAGTATGCTGAAATCAGGAAAAAGCTGAAAGAAAAGCTGAAGACACTCCGTTCGGAGCTGAATGAAACCGATGCCGACTACCCCCATATTCAGGAGATCATTGATCAGCACTGGGATGATTGA
- a CDS encoding AraC family transcriptional regulator, with product MVSTLNIQFGQEVILKPRLLRNNIAAQTGFTDRFHFSKVFKQWIGVPPATYRQQES from the coding sequence GTGGTATCGACGCTCAACATCCAGTTCGGTCAGGAAGTCATACTTAAGCCCCGGCTGCTCCGGAACAACATCGCTGCCCAGACCGGCTTCACCGACCGCTTCCACTTTTCCAAGGTCTTTAAACAATGGATAGGCGTACCTCCCGCCACCTACCGTCAACAGGAATCTTAA
- a CDS encoding beta-porphyranase B, translating to MEASDPRRFSYRRGLCGTAAGPKGFMWVVNEDFTDEFNGDSLDREKWYDHHPRWRGRPPARFMPENVSVKDGMLQLTNGTLDEPITERRQTFTLGGAAVVSRKTEAYFGYYECRLRASSISMSSTFWMSNSGQHYPGVGRIAQELDILETVGGSKRNDKFAHYMNSNTHVWHGGESRNVGNKARLPTKSDEDFYIYGCWWENASKCHFYLNNEHVGTVEFDTSLVDEPFRHPMHINMVTETYDWETPPTPEEVNDPERNTTYIDWVRAYVLVPTDGSLADWQLKKLREHPREWKSANGKSATIARLVKAKHGYAYLEKKGGKEIRVPIKLLCKEDRELLEKVMASN from the coding sequence ATGGAAGCTTCCGACCCTCGGCGTTTTTCTTACCGGCGCGGCCTTTGCGGAACCGCCGCCGGCCCTAAAGGCTTCATGTGGGTCGTGAATGAGGATTTCACCGATGAATTCAACGGAGACAGCCTCGATCGCGAAAAATGGTATGATCATCATCCGCGCTGGCGGGGACGTCCGCCGGCCCGGTTTATGCCGGAAAACGTATCGGTTAAAGACGGCATGCTTCAGCTGACCAATGGAACACTGGATGAACCGATTACGGAGCGCAGACAGACGTTCACGCTGGGTGGCGCAGCGGTTGTTTCCAGAAAAACAGAAGCCTATTTCGGTTATTATGAATGCCGACTGCGTGCTTCGAGCATCTCCATGTCGTCCACATTCTGGATGAGTAATTCGGGACAGCATTATCCGGGCGTCGGAAGAATCGCCCAGGAACTGGATATTCTTGAAACCGTCGGCGGATCCAAGCGCAACGATAAGTTTGCGCATTATATGAATTCCAACACCCACGTCTGGCATGGCGGTGAAAGCCGGAACGTCGGGAACAAGGCCAGACTGCCTACCAAATCCGATGAGGATTTTTATATCTACGGATGCTGGTGGGAAAATGCGAGCAAGTGCCATTTCTATCTGAACAACGAACACGTCGGCACTGTGGAATTCGACACCTCGCTGGTCGACGAACCGTTCCGTCACCCAATGCATATCAATATGGTAACGGAAACCTATGACTGGGAAACCCCGCCGACCCCCGAGGAAGTTAATGATCCCGAACGCAACACCACCTATATCGACTGGGTGCGCGCCTATGTTCTCGTTCCAACCGACGGCTCACTGGCCGACTGGCAGCTGAAAAAACTTCGGGAACATCCGCGCGAATGGAAATCCGCCAACGGAAAAAGCGCCACCATAGCCAGATTGGTCAAAGCAAAACACGGCTATGCCTATCTGGAAAAAAAAGGCGGGAAAGAAATCCGGGTTCCGATCAAACTGCTCTGTAAAGAGGATCGTGAACTGCTCGAAAAAGTCATGGCCTCAAATTAA
- a CDS encoding glycoside hydrolase family 2 protein — protein MREILSMNPGWRFIQQDVKKQGFQAIHERFYENPSWIKSGNHGLSEVGYDDLDWQTVDLPHDFLQENPFTPDAEVGHGSIQKGIAWYRKTFFVPKEDEGCRIHFEFDGIFRDSSVWINGHFMLRHLSGYTSFSLDASEVLNYGRNNVIAVRCDATLPELWSYEGGGIYRDVRMVKTHPVHVPYSGIFVHTKDNRVNIETTVRNDLETDAEVFVQSTIINASDHAEQVDQTALTVETEESRTAFQTLELSDPQKWSPDNPVLYTLISSISINGEIVDEIRTPFGVKDIRFDGEKGFFLNGEPLKIRGVCNHQDHAGVGTAIPDALQEWRMLQMKKMGANALRCAHNPPTPALLDICDRLGIMVMDETRLTGSSPEFLQQLEDLMKRDRNHACVIMWSLGNEEMKVQSTNIGVKQLRKMQNLVHKLDPSRPAVYSMNCDWLSIAKFHDSQNFHLDVFGANYNITDHGVDDTRYDQFHERYPNWPLIGSETGGSFATRGLYDIEYYDGKPIELNDFGHGGICWENEHLKGVASAYNNGLTPWGSPIDKTWKACASRDFLAATFLWTGFDYRGETYPFDWPATVTRFGLMDLCGFPKDAYFYYKAWWNSEPLLHLFPHWNWAGKEGQPIKVRAYTNCAEVELILNGKTLERKSVETNGYFETFVEYRPGKLEAIGYSAEGREILRTANETVGVPAAIRLTAESDGTFVVKAEIIDTDGRFVPTADHKIRYSVEGDAKILGTGNGNPTSHEPPKSTESSAFYGLSQAIVQMTGKKAVLRAEADGLKTAEIELISNHWKKPPHVPGILGKVDPIEIAWNPVDGIL, from the coding sequence ATGAGAGAAATTTTATCCATGAATCCCGGCTGGCGCTTTATCCAGCAGGATGTAAAAAAGCAGGGCTTTCAGGCCATCCATGAACGGTTCTATGAAAACCCTTCCTGGATCAAATCCGGCAACCACGGCCTTTCCGAAGTCGGCTATGACGATCTCGACTGGCAGACCGTCGACCTGCCCCACGATTTTCTGCAGGAAAATCCTTTCACACCCGATGCCGAAGTCGGCCACGGATCCATTCAGAAAGGTATCGCCTGGTACCGCAAAACCTTCTTTGTGCCGAAAGAAGACGAAGGCTGCCGCATCCATTTTGAATTCGACGGTATTTTCCGCGATTCCAGCGTCTGGATCAACGGCCACTTTATGCTGCGCCACCTCAGCGGCTACACCAGCTTTTCACTCGATGCCTCCGAAGTGCTCAATTACGGCAGAAACAATGTAATTGCGGTTCGCTGCGACGCCACTCTGCCCGAACTCTGGTCCTACGAAGGCGGCGGAATCTACCGCGATGTACGCATGGTTAAAACCCACCCGGTGCACGTACCCTACTCCGGCATCTTTGTGCATACCAAAGACAACCGCGTTAACATTGAAACCACGGTCCGTAACGATCTGGAAACCGATGCAGAAGTTTTCGTTCAGTCCACCATCATCAACGCCTCGGACCATGCAGAACAGGTCGATCAAACCGCCCTCACGGTTGAAACAGAGGAATCCCGAACGGCATTCCAGACACTTGAACTTTCCGACCCCCAAAAATGGAGCCCCGACAACCCGGTTCTTTACACCCTGATCAGCAGCATCAGCATCAATGGCGAAATCGTTGATGAAATACGTACCCCGTTCGGCGTGAAAGATATCCGTTTTGACGGGGAAAAAGGCTTTTTCCTCAATGGCGAACCGTTGAAAATCCGCGGAGTCTGCAATCATCAGGACCACGCCGGCGTCGGAACAGCTATCCCCGACGCACTGCAGGAATGGCGCATGCTGCAGATGAAAAAAATGGGGGCCAACGCGTTGCGTTGTGCGCATAACCCGCCCACTCCGGCCCTGCTCGACATCTGCGACCGCCTCGGCATTATGGTAATGGATGAAACGCGCCTCACCGGCTCTTCGCCTGAATTCCTCCAGCAGCTGGAGGATCTGATGAAGCGCGACCGCAACCATGCCTGCGTCATCATGTGGTCGCTCGGTAATGAAGAGATGAAGGTACAGTCTACCAACATCGGCGTGAAACAGCTGCGGAAAATGCAGAACCTGGTCCATAAACTCGATCCGTCCCGTCCGGCGGTCTATTCCATGAACTGCGACTGGCTCAGCATTGCCAAATTCCATGACAGCCAGAATTTCCACCTCGATGTCTTCGGCGCCAACTACAACATTACCGATCATGGAGTAGACGATACGCGCTATGACCAGTTTCACGAGCGCTACCCGAACTGGCCCCTCATCGGCAGCGAAACCGGCGGTTCATTTGCAACCCGCGGACTCTACGACATTGAATACTATGACGGAAAACCGATTGAGTTGAATGACTTCGGCCACGGTGGAATCTGCTGGGAAAACGAACACCTAAAAGGTGTAGCCAGTGCGTATAACAACGGCCTCACTCCGTGGGGATCCCCCATCGATAAAACCTGGAAAGCGTGTGCCAGCCGTGATTTCCTGGCCGCAACCTTCCTCTGGACCGGCTTCGACTATCGTGGTGAAACCTACCCCTTCGACTGGCCGGCAACCGTCACCCGGTTCGGCCTGATGGATCTGTGCGGCTTCCCGAAAGACGCCTATTTCTACTATAAAGCCTGGTGGAATTCGGAACCGCTGCTCCACCTCTTCCCGCACTGGAACTGGGCGGGTAAAGAGGGACAGCCTATTAAAGTCCGCGCCTATACCAACTGCGCGGAAGTGGAACTGATCCTCAACGGAAAAACACTGGAACGCAAAAGCGTGGAAACCAACGGCTATTTCGAAACGTTCGTGGAATACCGTCCCGGAAAACTTGAAGCAATCGGATACAGTGCGGAGGGCCGGGAGATTCTTCGAACCGCTAATGAAACCGTCGGCGTCCCGGCAGCCATCCGCCTGACAGCCGAGTCCGACGGCACTTTCGTGGTAAAAGCCGAAATTATCGATACCGACGGTCGTTTTGTTCCAACCGCCGACCATAAAATCCGGTACTCGGTTGAAGGCGACGCAAAGATTCTGGGAACCGGCAACGGCAACCCCACCAGCCACGAACCGCCGAAGAGCACCGAAAGCTCCGCTTTCTACGGACTCAGTCAGGCCATCGTGCAGATGACCGGCAAAAAAGCGGTGCTTCGGGCGGAAGCCGACGGACTCAAAACCGCAGAAATTGAACTGATTTCAAACCATTGGAAAAAACCGCCGCATGTCCCCGGTATCCTCGGGAAAGTCGACCCCATTGAAATTGCCTGGAATCCGGTAGACGGCATCCTTTAG
- a CDS encoding glycosyl hydrolase family 43, producing MKLNKTEPISSDFEKRLKPVGRILEDPDYNVWGCSPIWGDDGKVHVFYSRWKNEAAHQGWITCCEIAHAVADSPESEFETVDVAVTGRGGDWWDAMTCHNPTIHKVGDKYVLFYMGTQDGTVYTKRVGMATSDSLYGPWERVDKPLIEPDPDPNAWNSVCTTNPAFVQHPNGELWLYYKSWRATDWEKDLEGGLRVATADVGRHTNRQYGLAKATKLEGPWEKVGDGPIIDLSHLGENAQSEDAYIWIEDGKFKMIMRDMGYWNHEYGLMFESEDGINWGEPTVAFYEGRKYLPEPPNGLEREGRFERTQVLLKDGKPDYVFFAMVGGKYNTSSGAVLKVD from the coding sequence ATGAAACTGAATAAGACCGAACCGATTTCATCGGATTTTGAAAAGCGCCTGAAACCTGTCGGCCGCATTCTTGAAGACCCGGATTACAATGTCTGGGGATGCTCCCCGATCTGGGGCGACGACGGAAAAGTACACGTATTCTACAGCCGCTGGAAAAACGAAGCCGCTCATCAGGGCTGGATCACCTGCTGCGAAATCGCCCATGCCGTGGCCGATTCGCCGGAAAGTGAATTTGAAACCGTCGATGTGGCCGTTACGGGCCGCGGCGGCGACTGGTGGGACGCTATGACCTGTCACAATCCGACCATCCATAAAGTCGGCGACAAATATGTCCTGTTTTACATGGGTACGCAGGACGGCACCGTTTACACTAAACGGGTGGGCATGGCCACCTCTGATTCCCTCTACGGCCCGTGGGAACGCGTAGACAAACCGCTGATCGAACCCGATCCCGACCCCAATGCCTGGAACTCGGTCTGCACCACCAACCCGGCTTTCGTCCAGCATCCGAACGGCGAACTCTGGCTCTATTACAAATCCTGGCGCGCCACTGACTGGGAAAAAGACCTTGAAGGCGGACTCCGCGTGGCGACGGCGGATGTCGGCCGCCACACCAACCGACAGTACGGCCTCGCCAAAGCCACAAAACTGGAAGGCCCCTGGGAAAAAGTCGGCGACGGCCCCATCATCGACCTCAGCCACCTCGGTGAAAATGCACAGTCGGAAGATGCCTATATCTGGATCGAAGACGGCAAATTTAAAATGATCATGCGTGATATGGGCTACTGGAACCACGAATACGGTCTGATGTTTGAATCTGAAGACGGAATCAACTGGGGCGAACCGACTGTCGCGTTCTACGAAGGACGGAAATATCTGCCGGAACCGCCGAACGGCCTCGAACGCGAAGGCCGCTTTGAACGCACACAGGTACTGCTGAAGGACGGCAAACCGGATTATGTCTTCTTCGCTATGGTCGGCGGAAAATACAACACCTCCTCCGGTGCCGTACTGAAAGTCGACTGA
- a CDS encoding glycosyl hydrolase family 43 — translation MTSATANKINTKPEVESEFCRNLTGVGRILEDPDYNVWGCSPIYGPEGKVHVFYSRWKNEADHEGWLTCCEIAHAIADDPAGPYTTVDVALAPRGGDWWDAGSCHNPTIHKVGDKYVLFYLGVSDGTVYTKRVGMATADSLDGPWERSPEPIIQPDPDPKAWNSMCTTNPAFLQVSDDELRLYYKTWCIADWERDIELANELGSWTGENTNRQYGLTIAKSLDGPWVKQGDGPMINLKYVGENAQSEDAYIWMEDGLIKMIMRDMGYWNHEYGLYFESEDGVNWSDPQIAYRNSHEYFDEEANGLDREGRFERPQLLMGEDGHPEYLFCAFRGGKYNTSSGVVLKIG, via the coding sequence ATGACAAGCGCTACGGCGAACAAAATCAATACAAAACCGGAAGTTGAATCGGAATTCTGCAGGAATCTGACCGGCGTCGGACGGATTCTTGAAGATCCGGACTATAATGTCTGGGGCTGTTCTCCGATCTACGGTCCGGAAGGGAAGGTTCATGTCTTCTATTCCCGCTGGAAAAACGAGGCGGATCATGAAGGCTGGTTGACGTGTTGCGAAATTGCGCATGCCATCGCAGATGATCCTGCCGGTCCATATACAACGGTCGATGTCGCTCTGGCACCGCGTGGCGGCGACTGGTGGGATGCAGGAAGCTGCCATAACCCGACGATTCATAAAGTCGGCGATAAATATGTACTGTTCTATCTCGGTGTTTCGGACGGAACAGTCTACACCAAACGGGTGGGCATGGCTACGGCGGATTCGCTGGATGGACCGTGGGAGCGCTCGCCGGAGCCGATTATTCAACCGGACCCGGATCCCAAAGCCTGGAATTCGATGTGCACGACGAATCCGGCTTTTCTGCAGGTATCCGATGATGAGCTGCGTCTTTACTATAAAACCTGGTGCATTGCGGACTGGGAGCGGGATATCGAACTGGCGAATGAACTGGGCTCATGGACCGGAGAGAACACGAACCGTCAGTATGGTCTGACGATCGCGAAGTCGCTCGACGGTCCCTGGGTCAAACAGGGTGACGGTCCGATGATCAATCTGAAATATGTCGGTGAAAATGCGCAGTCGGAAGATGCCTATATCTGGATGGAGGACGGGCTGATCAAAATGATCATGCGTGACATGGGGTACTGGAACCATGAATACGGACTCTATTTTGAATCTGAGGATGGCGTGAACTGGTCGGACCCGCAGATTGCATACCGTAATTCTCATGAATATTTTGATGAAGAGGCCAACGGGCTTGATCGTGAAGGGCGCTTTGAGCGGCCACAGCTGCTGATGGGTGAAGATGGTCATCCGGAATATCTGTTCTGTGCTTTTCGCGGCGGGAAGTACAACACCTCTTCCGGTGTTGTGCTGAAAATCGGATAA